In the Nitrogeniibacter aestuarii genome, one interval contains:
- a CDS encoding replication initiator protein A, producing MATKRTKKGKGEPDEAIEVVPRSAGAVSSEGVTVLEEDQELIDLMQAAAADDGEEDLDVGPEQQELFIPSTPPTDLNVKDDVRTMEFPIFTLSKRKDLRIREYSRGGRTVKVFPSVAGAANIFDKDILIWIMSHLAQANGQGKPTSRRVRVESHAFLKGTKRSTGGAAYQRIIDTCRRLKGTVLETNVKVTEQESTAGFSLIEDYRVTRSTKKGDGALEVEVTISEWMYRAVIDYDILTMDPKYFQLSQGIERRVYELARKHCGDQGYFKIAIDQFREKCGSSQQMKFFSNDLRKIARADTIPGYRMVIDDQEKPTNVVFLNRDNQVLLAFAKNRGQIQWVTRMLEKHGAEKKKATRKAAESSGKQA from the coding sequence ATGGCGACAAAGCGAACGAAGAAGGGCAAAGGTGAGCCTGACGAGGCAATCGAGGTCGTGCCCCGTTCAGCAGGGGCGGTGTCCTCAGAGGGCGTCACCGTTCTGGAGGAAGATCAGGAACTGATAGATCTGATGCAAGCGGCCGCGGCGGACGATGGCGAAGAAGATCTAGACGTGGGGCCAGAGCAGCAAGAACTGTTCATCCCCTCTACTCCTCCGACCGACTTGAACGTCAAGGATGACGTTCGGACTATGGAGTTTCCGATCTTCACTCTGTCAAAGAGAAAAGACTTGAGGATCAGGGAATATTCTCGTGGCGGACGAACCGTCAAAGTGTTCCCCTCAGTCGCTGGCGCGGCGAATATCTTCGACAAGGACATCCTTATCTGGATCATGTCGCATCTTGCACAGGCCAATGGCCAAGGCAAGCCGACATCCAGGCGTGTTCGGGTTGAAAGCCACGCATTCCTCAAGGGAACGAAGCGCTCGACTGGCGGTGCGGCTTATCAGCGCATCATTGATACGTGTCGGCGACTGAAAGGTACCGTGCTCGAGACCAACGTCAAGGTCACCGAGCAAGAGTCGACGGCTGGCTTCTCGTTGATCGAAGACTATCGCGTGACGCGAAGCACCAAGAAGGGAGATGGTGCTTTGGAGGTTGAAGTGACGATCAGCGAGTGGATGTACCGCGCCGTGATCGATTACGACATCTTGACGATGGACCCGAAGTATTTCCAGCTGTCCCAAGGTATCGAACGGCGAGTCTACGAGTTGGCCAGGAAGCACTGCGGAGACCAGGGCTATTTCAAGATCGCGATCGATCAGTTTCGAGAAAAGTGCGGATCCTCTCAGCAGATGAAGTTCTTCTCGAACGATCTGCGCAAAATCGCGCGCGCTGACACCATTCCAGGGTATCGAATGGTGATCGATGATCAGGAGAAGCCCACGAACGTGGTTTTCTTGAACCGAGACAATCAGGTGCTTCTTGCGTTTGCCAAAAATCGCGGTCAAATTCAATGGGTTACACGAATGCTCGAAAAGCACGGTGCTGAGAAGAAAAAGGCTACTCGCAAAGCGGCGGAAAGCAGTGGGAAACAGGCTTAG
- a CDS encoding single-stranded DNA-binding protein, whose product MPNTFLGKGNLADTPTIKYVPTADGERVVAEMRVFFDKYGRNDEGDIEQTGGFWMKVSLWGDRGEQAARLLRRGSRVSVEGTLEEFMYTVEGTDIKVPGYQVRADDVTLTMGRIESVTFRAKRNQEESLPA is encoded by the coding sequence ATGCCGAACACATTCTTAGGTAAAGGCAATTTGGCTGACACACCCACCATCAAGTACGTGCCGACCGCCGACGGCGAGCGCGTCGTTGCGGAGATGCGGGTTTTTTTTGACAAGTACGGCCGCAACGATGAAGGAGACATTGAGCAGACAGGCGGATTCTGGATGAAAGTCTCTCTGTGGGGCGACCGAGGCGAGCAGGCGGCACGGCTTCTTCGCAGGGGCTCGCGTGTTTCCGTCGAAGGTACCCTGGAAGAGTTCATGTACACGGTCGAAGGTACCGACATCAAAGTGCCTGGCTACCAAGTGCGTGCTGATGACGTCACCCTCACAATGGGTCGTATCGAATCAGTCACCTTCCGCGCGAAACGCAACCAGGAAGAATCGCTTCCCGCATGA
- a CDS encoding PFL_4669 family integrating conjugative element protein — protein MVKRPKDAADQVLPPGSVQAYEGGPHVHFERSPDSPFDDKYDIDRERKRVQHLIDSEDPDPADPLWDNFQLYEARSSELDAMRAAFSATNAAPRDVTQREARAVSEVGRLVVEESDTMHLHTREAHRMFMGRGRDPEGNAAPIPGGRGLASTLRTLHTKSQTDNPYADWGLVLADQYISVQMEHIDATIQQCRAKLEDEASQGITLHVLQSQRPSQLDLGFKSAYGYRVARLIVKFDYLVRMIKTLNRAGLMSDDEQRKTIGKHQREFRADCLKLIRFERFLADDRMAQLSRSDFLPSADEHALKRKAAALEWFGPVPAEIMTGATKPLHSRRQADLSKQDRDLLEAIAQELEGTDFEALV, from the coding sequence ATGGTAAAAAGACCCAAGGATGCAGCTGACCAGGTTCTACCTCCAGGCAGCGTTCAAGCTTACGAAGGAGGGCCGCACGTTCATTTCGAGCGCAGCCCGGACTCTCCCTTCGACGACAAGTACGACATTGATCGCGAGCGGAAACGCGTCCAGCATCTGATCGATTCGGAAGACCCGGATCCTGCCGACCCTCTCTGGGACAACTTCCAACTCTATGAGGCGCGCTCGAGCGAACTTGACGCAATGCGGGCGGCTTTCAGCGCCACGAACGCGGCACCGCGTGACGTAACGCAGCGAGAAGCGCGGGCGGTGTCGGAGGTCGGTCGCTTGGTCGTAGAAGAGAGCGACACCATGCACCTCCATACACGTGAGGCACACCGGATGTTTATGGGACGCGGCAGAGACCCTGAAGGCAACGCGGCCCCCATCCCTGGTGGCAGGGGATTGGCATCCACCCTTCGAACACTTCATACCAAGTCCCAAACAGACAACCCCTACGCCGATTGGGGCTTGGTCTTGGCTGATCAGTACATCAGCGTCCAAATGGAGCACATAGATGCGACCATTCAACAATGCAGGGCAAAGCTCGAGGACGAAGCCAGCCAAGGCATAACATTGCATGTCCTGCAGTCTCAACGCCCCTCGCAGCTCGATTTGGGATTTAAGAGCGCTTACGGCTATCGAGTTGCCCGACTCATCGTGAAGTTCGACTACTTGGTGCGGATGATCAAGACGCTCAACCGAGCGGGTTTGATGTCGGACGACGAGCAGCGCAAGACCATCGGCAAGCATCAACGTGAGTTTCGAGCGGACTGCCTCAAGCTCATCCGGTTCGAGCGGTTTCTCGCCGACGATCGCATGGCCCAATTGTCTCGTAGCGACTTCCTTCCGAGCGCGGATGAGCACGCACTGAAACGCAAAGCGGCCGCACTGGAGTGGTTTGGCCCTGTACCAGCGGAAATCATGACTGGCGCAACCAAACCTCTGCATTCAAGACGCCAAGCCGATCTGTCGAAACAGGATCGCGATCTCCTCGAAGCCATTGCGCAGGAGCTTGAGGGCACCGACTTCGAGGCGTTGGTATGA
- a CDS encoding helix-turn-helix domain-containing protein, with amino-acid sequence MNSSAISFPRLLQALDQNLAQTTVLLGLIYRHGLTHEIEVSWSEIAALSPGLSRSTAHRATTALIEMGVVRDVTPSTAHSNTTRQFRVSKNAVQRLLKRAVPDANVIPGITEIPALDEFVGGISSNSDEVF; translated from the coding sequence ATGAACTCTTCCGCGATTTCATTCCCTCGGCTTCTTCAAGCCCTCGACCAGAATTTGGCACAAACAACGGTTCTTCTGGGATTGATCTATCGCCACGGACTGACGCACGAAATTGAGGTGAGCTGGAGCGAAATCGCAGCTCTTTCGCCCGGCCTTTCGCGCTCGACGGCACATCGTGCAACAACAGCGTTGATCGAAATGGGTGTAGTGCGGGACGTAACACCATCGACCGCCCACAGCAACACGACACGCCAGTTTCGAGTATCGAAGAATGCGGTTCAACGCCTACTAAAGCGCGCGGTCCCAGACGCGAATGTCATCCCTGGCATTACCGAGATTCCCGCTCTCGACGAGTTCGTTGGGGGCATTTCTTCCAACTCTGACGAGGTTTTCTAG